The following are encoded together in the Magnetospirillum gryphiswaldense MSR-1 v2 genome:
- the mamD gene encoding magnetosome protein MamD — protein MQDLFLAKVESAMQASQVGALAGQTATVSSVSATTNLATITPTTAGQAPIIVKLDAARQVTELQALMGKTVLVGKTPTTIGGIGNWIALTPAAGAKTGAAVAGTGQLVMMKVEGTGAAIKLPALAGKSFIVAQPPVAAGTKAAGMLYLNPVGGGDMVAINIQNAMTQTGGLVGKTFTVAPSPVIGGTTGKFLVLKPMATGVGKAVGSGAVVAKFVPAAVTGTGGAAAIGAGSATTLMATGASTITPVTAAAAGSAMLTAKGVGLGLGLGLGAWGPFALGAIGLAGVVALYTWARRRHGAPDVSDDALLAAVGEE, from the coding sequence ATGCAGGACCTTTTTCTCGCCAAGGTCGAAAGCGCCATGCAGGCGTCCCAGGTCGGGGCACTTGCCGGTCAGACGGCGACGGTCTCGTCAGTCTCGGCCACGACCAATCTGGCCACCATAACCCCAACCACCGCCGGGCAGGCCCCTATCATCGTCAAACTGGACGCGGCACGGCAGGTGACGGAGTTGCAGGCCCTGATGGGAAAGACCGTGCTGGTCGGAAAGACCCCGACCACCATCGGCGGCATCGGAAACTGGATTGCCTTGACCCCGGCGGCGGGAGCCAAGACCGGCGCTGCCGTGGCCGGAACCGGTCAGCTGGTCATGATGAAGGTCGAGGGCACCGGCGCGGCCATCAAGCTTCCCGCCCTGGCGGGTAAGAGCTTCATCGTCGCCCAGCCCCCCGTAGCCGCCGGAACCAAAGCGGCGGGCATGCTCTATCTGAATCCGGTTGGCGGTGGTGATATGGTGGCCATCAACATTCAGAACGCCATGACCCAGACCGGCGGCTTGGTCGGCAAGACCTTCACCGTCGCCCCCAGCCCCGTCATTGGCGGCACCACCGGTAAATTCCTGGTCCTGAAGCCCATGGCGACCGGGGTCGGCAAGGCGGTGGGCAGCGGCGCCGTCGTCGCCAAGTTCGTACCCGCCGCCGTCACCGGCACGGGCGGAGCGGCGGCTATCGGGGCCGGATCCGCCACCACCCTGATGGCCACGGGCGCCAGTACGATCACCCCCGTCACTGCCGCCGCCGCTGGCAGCGCCATGCTGACAGCCAAAGGTGTTGGCCTCGGGCTTGGCCTGGGCCTCGGCGCCTGGGGGCCGTTCGCCCTAGGGGCTATCGGCCTAGCGGGTGTTGTCGCGCTTTATACCTGGGCGCGCCGCCGCCATGGCGCTCCCGATGTTTCCGATGACGCTCTTCTGGCGGCTGTCGGCGAGGAATAA
- a CDS encoding hemerythrin family protein: protein MFDFTDDLSVGNEAIDADHRAFFEVARLIHESVHGGKHDLIILSALLMLDEYVEGHFYREEKAMKAVGYPRLAGHRHRHRVFRGRVRAIVEAYREGTMSVADNLSTLVVQWLRSHITNDDLQYKTWITHSSVDSRPLVYLTMEAELAHR from the coding sequence ATGTTTGACTTCACCGATGATTTGTCGGTCGGGAACGAGGCTATCGATGCGGATCACCGCGCATTCTTCGAGGTGGCGCGGCTCATCCATGAATCTGTGCATGGAGGTAAACACGATTTGATCATCCTGAGCGCCCTCCTCATGCTGGATGAGTATGTTGAAGGGCACTTCTATCGCGAAGAGAAGGCGATGAAGGCTGTGGGATACCCACGGCTCGCCGGACATCGTCATCGCCATCGGGTCTTCCGTGGACGCGTCAGGGCAATTGTCGAAGCCTATCGGGAAGGCACCATGTCGGTTGCCGACAACCTTTCGACACTCGTCGTGCAATGGCTCCGAAGCCACATCACGAATGACGATCTCCAATACAAGACTTGGATCACCCACTCATCCGTCGATTCCCGACCGCTGGTCTATCTTACCATGGAAGCGGAGCTTGCGCACCGATAA
- the mms6 gene encoding magnetic particle specific iron-binding protein Mms6, which translates to MPAQIANGMVCPPGVPVGTKAAALGEMEREGATAKVGAGKVGAGKVGAAKAGAAPAAAQGAGTKVVAAQGAGTKVVAAQGAGAKAAAVGVGKVGAGAKAVGGTIWSGKGLALGLGMGLGAWGPLILGVVGAGAVYAYMKSRDIEAAQSDEEVELRDALS; encoded by the coding sequence GTGCCTGCTCAGATCGCCAACGGAATGGTTTGCCCCCCTGGGGTTCCGGTCGGAACCAAGGCCGCCGCCCTGGGTGAAATGGAACGCGAAGGCGCGACTGCCAAGGTTGGCGCGGGCAAGGTTGGCGCGGGCAAGGTTGGCGCTGCCAAGGCCGGAGCCGCGCCCGCCGCGGCGCAGGGGGCTGGAACCAAGGTTGTCGCGGCGCAGGGGGCTGGAACCAAGGTTGTCGCGGCGCAGGGCGCTGGGGCCAAGGCCGCTGCGGTTGGCGTTGGGAAGGTCGGCGCCGGCGCCAAGGCTGTCGGCGGCACCATCTGGTCCGGTAAGGGGCTTGCCCTGGGGCTCGGTATGGGCCTTGGGGCTTGGGGGCCGCTCATCCTCGGTGTCGTCGGGGCCGGGGCAGTCTACGCCTATATGAAGAGCCGTGATATCGAAGCGGCACAGAGCGATGAAGAAGTCGAACTGCGCGACGCGCTGTCCTGA
- the mmsF gene encoding magnetosome protein MmsF, whose translation MVEAILRSTLGARTTVMAALSYLSVLCFVPLLVDRDDEFVYFHAKQGLVIWMWGVLALFALHVPVLGKWIFGFSSMGVLVFSLLGLVSVVFQRAWKLPVVSWVADRI comes from the coding sequence ATGGTTGAAGCAATCCTTCGGAGCACTCTTGGCGCGCGCACGACCGTCATGGCGGCGCTGTCTTATCTCAGCGTCCTGTGCTTCGTTCCGCTGCTGGTGGATCGGGACGACGAGTTTGTCTACTTCCACGCCAAGCAGGGTCTGGTGATCTGGATGTGGGGCGTGCTGGCGCTGTTCGCGCTGCATGTTCCCGTTCTGGGGAAGTGGATTTTCGGGTTTTCATCCATGGGGGTCCTGGTATTCTCCCTTCTGGGCTTGGTCTCCGTGGTGTTCCAGCGGGCATGGAAACTGCCCGTGGTCAGCTGGGTGGCCGACCGGATCTGA
- a CDS encoding transposase: protein MKAFTEEFRREAIRLVQTSDRTIGEVADNLGIGKSMLGKWLARHRETELLSGPHDDVQKELARLRR from the coding sequence ATGAAGGCGTTCACGGAGGAATTCCGGCGAGAAGCGATCCGTCTGGTTCAAACCAGCGACCGCACCATCGGCGAGGTAGCGGATAATCTTGGGATTGGGAAGTCGATGCTTGGCAAGTGGCTGGCTCGGCACCGCGAGACCGAGTTGCTGTCAGGCCCACATGACGATGTGCAAAAAGAGTTGGCACGGCTTCGGCGATAA
- a CDS encoding bacteriohemerythrin — protein sequence MMARPPLRGPIDVLVAVAMPAVCRLLVGLIREMGINEVTVVDSVDFATLKLRHASITFNLILCDRLGGAGHLDLLKLVRWGRHGLAPSIPVICVGEEWTGDELLANRDAGATATLALPLTKHTLKVAVETAIAERREFVDTPTFRGIDRRHSRIKGYKGPFRRATDANRAKAHGSQVGQGNVGPTEPQEISAYDEELSVPVKPDFGWSKAIETGRNDIDSQHRGIIDIMNDLNEVPDTEDGDGTKVERALIALKDYVKIHFSHEEQLMDSFDYDDRKRHKKLHSAFVAKIETLKAGSLTSPDVRRKLLGIVYNWLMSHITCVDRIMIAQLNGEQGSSGIDPNEKQTTIVIDDALMIVRDIQKLTVKLSGMDDGPRKVALCRRIAEETERLINLMGLACDRIEMSGCSTFHIRRLGDIRAAVNFNADCMAQDAARSLIRYGKRIMSGSHGVPLGVGAVLSRMKERVQLLIHVIGGHDAMSLAAKAAVTEAMDIADAVHALESKMSAGLTEIHLLATANCYDQTGRD from the coding sequence ATGATGGCGCGCCCGCCGTTACGCGGCCCAATTGATGTTCTGGTAGCGGTAGCGATGCCGGCGGTATGCAGACTTCTCGTCGGCCTAATTCGCGAGATGGGCATCAATGAAGTGACGGTCGTTGATTCGGTCGATTTCGCCACCCTGAAACTCCGTCATGCCAGCATAACCTTCAATCTGATTCTCTGCGACAGACTGGGCGGTGCGGGCCACCTCGACCTCTTGAAATTGGTACGCTGGGGCCGGCACGGTCTTGCTCCGTCGATCCCAGTTATCTGCGTCGGTGAGGAATGGACCGGTGACGAACTGCTTGCCAATCGTGACGCCGGGGCGACGGCGACCTTAGCCTTGCCGCTCACGAAGCACACGCTGAAGGTGGCGGTTGAAACTGCGATTGCTGAGCGGCGTGAGTTCGTAGACACCCCCACATTCCGTGGCATCGATCGCCGGCATAGCCGTATCAAGGGCTATAAGGGACCGTTCCGCAGGGCGACCGATGCCAACCGCGCCAAAGCCCACGGATCACAAGTTGGCCAGGGGAATGTTGGGCCAACTGAGCCACAAGAAATCTCCGCTTACGATGAAGAATTGAGCGTTCCTGTCAAACCGGATTTCGGCTGGTCGAAAGCGATCGAGACGGGAAGAAACGACATCGACAGCCAGCATCGCGGCATCATCGACATCATGAACGATCTAAACGAGGTCCCCGACACCGAGGATGGGGACGGCACCAAGGTTGAAAGGGCTCTTATCGCACTAAAGGACTACGTTAAGATACATTTTTCCCACGAAGAACAGTTGATGGATAGCTTTGATTATGACGACCGCAAGCGGCACAAGAAGCTTCACTCGGCGTTTGTAGCGAAAATTGAGACCCTAAAGGCGGGCAGCCTCACTTCGCCTGACGTCCGTCGCAAACTGCTTGGCATCGTCTACAATTGGCTGATGTCGCACATCACCTGCGTCGATCGAATCATGATCGCCCAATTGAACGGCGAACAGGGTTCCTCGGGGATTGACCCCAATGAGAAGCAGACGACCATCGTCATCGACGACGCCCTCATGATCGTCCGCGATATCCAAAAGCTGACCGTGAAATTGTCCGGAATGGACGATGGCCCCCGAAAGGTGGCCTTGTGCCGGCGGATCGCCGAAGAGACCGAGCGTCTGATTAATCTGATGGGGTTGGCCTGCGATCGCATCGAGATGTCTGGGTGCAGTACCTTTCACATACGTCGCCTCGGCGACATCCGAGCCGCCGTCAATTTCAACGCCGACTGCATGGCCCAAGACGCCGCCCGTAGCCTGATCCGCTATGGCAAGCGCATCATGTCCGGATCCCATGGCGTTCCGCTCGGCGTCGGAGCCGTCCTGTCCAGAATGAAGGAACGGGTGCAACTCCTGATCCATGTCATCGGCGGCCACGACGCCATGAGTTTGGCGGCGAAAGCCGCCGTAACGGAGGCCATGGACATCGCAGATGCCGTTCACGCGCTGGAATCCAAGATGTCGGCGGGACTTACAGAAATCCATCTATTGGCAACAGCAAACTGCTACGACCAGACGGGGCGCGATTGA
- a CDS encoding heme biosynthesis HemY N-terminal domain-containing protein, whose protein sequence is MLLRLIVLLIFMSPVVFATLWFSDNVGSVQVEWLGWHVDSNMPVLLAVILVVFLIFSALSRLSALVADLPSKLGKSRQARGLEKGMSALLAALDAAESGDVGEGRRFAAEAARLLNNPGLAARLDRLLPRPPAQPVAPTRLEAAKGRLFARKPGPPPPPTPVVDKIQPVVVEKLAAAPAGPSREDLEAFSAKIRAGEWGAAQAWIGEAVLAGRLTPLVAARWRSVALEGQALEASPGDPARPLRLAREAMAADQTFLPPALHVIRAEVSEGRKAEAETLLASVWPHVPARVLLDACAPLWRDEDQDACLKRLEALAAIAPHHPDGHLAAGEAAFAVQKWGVARRHIMAALKIAPDALGCRLMAEIEEREPGGSARSAEIWRRREHEASLSPAWVCGACARVVEAWAACCPSCAGVATIEWTRSVKAEEALLPPATTASSMETPRLFRST, encoded by the coding sequence ATGCTATTACGCCTGATCGTCCTGTTGATTTTCATGTCGCCGGTTGTGTTTGCCACCCTGTGGTTCTCAGACAATGTCGGATCGGTGCAGGTGGAATGGCTTGGCTGGCACGTGGACAGCAATATGCCGGTTCTTCTGGCCGTGATCCTGGTGGTGTTTCTGATTTTTTCCGCCCTGTCGCGTCTTTCGGCATTGGTGGCCGACCTACCCTCCAAACTGGGGAAATCCCGGCAGGCACGGGGGCTGGAAAAAGGCATGAGTGCCTTGCTGGCGGCCCTGGATGCGGCAGAGAGTGGGGATGTCGGCGAAGGCCGCCGCTTCGCGGCCGAGGCTGCGCGGCTGCTGAACAATCCCGGACTTGCCGCCCGCCTGGACCGGCTTTTGCCGCGCCCGCCCGCACAGCCGGTGGCGCCGACCCGGTTGGAGGCCGCGAAGGGGCGTCTGTTCGCGCGAAAGCCGGGCCCGCCACCACCGCCGACTCCGGTGGTGGATAAGATACAGCCTGTCGTCGTTGAAAAACTCGCCGCCGCTCCCGCCGGGCCGAGCCGAGAGGATTTAGAGGCCTTTTCCGCCAAGATCCGGGCTGGGGAATGGGGGGCAGCCCAGGCCTGGATTGGTGAGGCGGTTCTGGCTGGTCGGCTGACGCCCTTGGTGGCTGCGCGGTGGCGATCGGTGGCGCTTGAGGGACAAGCTTTGGAGGCATCCCCCGGTGATCCCGCTCGTCCCTTGCGTCTGGCGCGCGAGGCTATGGCGGCGGACCAGACTTTTCTGCCTCCTGCGTTGCACGTGATCCGGGCCGAGGTTTCCGAGGGACGCAAGGCAGAGGCCGAGACCCTGCTGGCGTCCGTTTGGCCGCATGTTCCTGCTCGAGTGCTGCTTGATGCTTGTGCACCATTGTGGCGCGACGAGGATCAGGATGCTTGCCTGAAGAGGCTGGAGGCCCTGGCGGCAATCGCCCCCCATCATCCCGATGGGCACTTGGCCGCCGGAGAGGCTGCCTTTGCCGTTCAGAAATGGGGGGTGGCACGCCGCCACATCATGGCGGCATTGAAGATCGCTCCCGATGCGCTGGGATGTCGGCTGATGGCCGAAATCGAGGAAAGGGAGCCTGGAGGGTCGGCGCGGTCGGCTGAGATCTGGCGGCGGCGGGAGCATGAGGCTTCGCTCTCTCCTGCTTGGGTCTGTGGTGCTTGTGCTCGCGTGGTGGAGGCGTGGGCGGCTTGTTGCCCGTCCTGCGCTGGTGTCGCCACCATTGAGTGGACGCGGTCGGTTAAGGCCGAGGAGGCGTTGCTGCCACCCGCCACAACTGCGTCGAGCATGGAGACGCCGCGACTGTTCCGCAGTACATGA
- the mamC gene encoding magnetosome protein MamC has product MSFQLAPYLAKSVPGIGILGGIVGGAAALAKNARLLKDKQITGTEAAIDTGKEAAGAGLATAFSAVAATAVGGGLVVSLGAALIAGVAAKYAWDLGVDFIEKELRHGKSAEATASDEDILREELA; this is encoded by the coding sequence ATGAGCTTTCAACTTGCGCCGTACTTGGCGAAATCCGTCCCTGGAATCGGCATTCTCGGCGGCATTGTCGGTGGCGCCGCCGCCCTTGCCAAGAATGCCCGCCTTTTGAAGGACAAGCAGATAACCGGCACAGAAGCGGCCATCGACACCGGCAAGGAAGCCGCCGGCGCCGGGCTTGCCACCGCTTTCTCCGCCGTCGCCGCCACCGCCGTCGGCGGTGGGTTGGTGGTCTCGTTGGGAGCCGCCCTAATCGCCGGCGTCGCCGCCAAATACGCCTGGGACCTGGGTGTCGATTTCATCGAGAAGGAATTGCGTCACGGCAAGTCCGCCGAGGCGACAGCGTCCGACGAAGACATTCTGAGGGAAGAATTGGCCTGA
- a CDS encoding DUF445 domain-containing protein, whose amino-acid sequence MLSFLEDKDNRTQQAGLTRMRTYATTLLAFVTAIFAFAVWGLETWPWLAPVKAFAEAALVGGVADWFAVTALFRRPFGLPIPHTAVIPRNHGRIAAAIGRFVADNLLASQALAQCLEELDTAGRLGRWLGQPDTRPMIAARIAGSLPPIVYTIGEERWRDAIGGGLRKVVDTAITGPRMAHILSYIVGRGYHHAIMDYLVTEARSFVAQNRPFIHKKVAKECPEWLPLWVETQIAQGVSHGIDGSLAELTSHDHPWRRKFEMFLHETIDGMAHAPFFAQRIEDVKRQVLGDPAVDDYLQQIGASAYAHLMGGAETVETVIEGALREISRRLEHDPAMRASLNRWLRDAAEALLVPRRELIGSLITDLVMRWRTAVLIEKLENHVGKDLQYIRINGTVVGGLVGLVIYAVTSLVRH is encoded by the coding sequence ATGCTCTCTTTCTTGGAAGATAAGGATAATCGAACGCAACAAGCCGGCCTCACGCGGATGCGGACTTATGCAACGACTTTGCTTGCCTTCGTCACTGCAATCTTTGCATTTGCAGTTTGGGGCTTGGAAACATGGCCATGGCTAGCGCCGGTCAAGGCCTTCGCCGAAGCCGCGCTGGTTGGCGGCGTTGCCGACTGGTTCGCGGTAACCGCCCTGTTTCGCCGTCCATTTGGACTTCCCATCCCCCATACCGCTGTCATTCCCCGAAATCATGGCCGAATTGCCGCCGCCATCGGGCGGTTCGTCGCTGACAACCTTCTGGCGTCACAGGCTCTAGCCCAATGTCTGGAGGAATTAGACACCGCCGGCCGCCTGGGACGCTGGCTCGGCCAGCCCGACACGAGGCCGATGATCGCGGCACGCATCGCCGGGTCGCTCCCCCCCATCGTATATACGATTGGGGAAGAGCGGTGGCGTGACGCCATCGGCGGCGGGCTGCGCAAGGTGGTGGATACCGCCATTACCGGACCGCGCATGGCCCACATCCTCTCCTATATAGTCGGTCGGGGCTATCATCACGCCATCATGGATTATCTGGTAACCGAGGCCCGGTCTTTCGTGGCCCAGAATCGCCCGTTCATTCACAAGAAAGTCGCAAAAGAATGCCCGGAATGGCTCCCCCTATGGGTCGAGACCCAGATCGCGCAGGGGGTATCCCATGGCATTGACGGATCGCTGGCCGAATTAACCTCCCACGATCATCCCTGGCGGCGAAAATTCGAGATGTTCCTTCACGAAACCATTGACGGCATGGCCCATGCCCCTTTTTTCGCCCAACGGATCGAGGACGTGAAACGGCAGGTTCTCGGCGACCCCGCCGTGGATGACTACCTCCAACAGATCGGAGCCAGTGCCTATGCCCACCTGATGGGCGGAGCCGAGACCGTGGAAACCGTAATTGAAGGCGCGCTGCGCGAAATCAGTCGGAGGCTGGAGCACGACCCCGCCATGCGGGCGAGCTTGAATCGCTGGCTGCGTGATGCCGCCGAGGCGCTGCTGGTCCCCCGGCGGGAACTGATCGGCTCGTTGATCACCGATCTGGTCATGCGCTGGCGAACCGCCGTGCTGATCGAAAAGCTGGAAAACCACGTGGGCAAGGACCTGCAATATATCCGCATCAATGGCACGGTGGTCGGTGGCCTGGTCGGACTGGTCATTTACGCGGTTACGAGCCTGGTCCGGCATTAG
- the mamF gene encoding magnetosome protein MamF: MAETILIETKTAGGNCRSYLMAGASYLGILCFVPLLMSRDDEYVYFHAKQGLVLWMWSILAMFALHLPGIGKWLFGFSSMGVLMLSVVGLVSVALRRTWRLPLISHVVALI; the protein is encoded by the coding sequence ATGGCCGAGACTATTTTGATCGAAACTAAAACCGCTGGCGGCAACTGCCGTTCATATCTGATGGCGGGCGCTAGCTATCTGGGCATCCTCTGCTTCGTCCCGCTGCTTATGAGCCGCGATGACGAATATGTGTACTTCCATGCCAAGCAGGGGCTGGTGCTGTGGATGTGGAGCATCCTGGCCATGTTCGCGCTGCATCTGCCGGGCATCGGCAAGTGGCTCTTCGGCTTCTCGTCCATGGGCGTCCTGATGCTGTCCGTGGTCGGCTTGGTCTCGGTGGCGCTGCGCCGCACCTGGCGTCTGCCCCTGATCAGCCATGTAGTCGCCCTGATCTGA
- a CDS encoding IS5 family transposase: MWTKESRRIYERHGLRYPSDLTDEEWAVVEPLIPPAKRGGRQRTVNVREVLNGVFYVLMTGCQWRALPKDLPPRSTVHEYLGLWEMGWHPGPHPPCAFR, encoded by the coding sequence ATGTGGACGAAAGAGAGCCGTCGGATTTATGAGCGGCATGGGCTGCGCTATCCCAGCGACCTGACGGATGAAGAATGGGCAGTGGTGGAGCCGCTGATTCCTCCGGCGAAACGGGGCGGTCGCCAGCGGACGGTGAACGTCCGCGAGGTGCTGAACGGGGTGTTTTATGTGCTGATGACCGGTTGCCAGTGGCGGGCACTTCCCAAGGACCTGCCGCCCCGGAGCACCGTGCATGAGTATCTCGGGCTGTGGGAAATGGGATGGCACCCTGGCCCGCATCCACCATGCGCTTTTCGTTGA
- a CDS encoding IS630 family transposase (programmed frameshift): MTWRSGQSYSQDLRDRVLAAVDSGMSAYEVAPLFRVSVSYIYKAQGRRRATGETTVKPRPGRPGQKLAAHLEALQAQIKVEPDATLAELRAWVLAELGVSISVGGLWNTLERLDLSPEKKSAHAAEQERPDVAEGRIAWRAEQPALDPTRLVFLDETGASTNMTRRYGRAPRGQRLLAAVPHGHWKMTTFVGALRHDGISAPFVIDKAMNGAIFLAYVEQVLAPTLRPGDIVVMDNLPAHKVAGVKQLIEARGATLRYLPPYSPDLNPIELAFAKLKSLLRKAQARTINTLWDVIGKLIDLFPPEECANFFAHDGYGRSM; this comes from the exons ATGACGTGGCGCTCAGGGCAGTCCTATTCTCAGGACTTGCGCGATAGAGTTTTGGCGGCTGTGGACAGCGGCATGAGCGCCTACGAGGTGGCGCCGCTGTTCCGGGTGAGCGTTTCGTACATCTACAAGGCCCAAGGCCGCCGCCGGGCCACCGGCGAGACGACGGTGAAGCCACGGCCTGGGCGGCCAGGACAGAAGCTGGCGGCTCACCTTGAGGCGTTGCAGGCGCAGATCAAGGTCGAGCCCGATGCCACGCTGGCTGAGTTGCGCGCCTGGGTTCTGGCCGAATTGGGCGTGTCGATCAGCGTCGGCGGCCTGTGGAACACGCTTGAGCGGCTCGACCTCAGTC CTGAAAAAAAGAGTGCGCATGCTGCCGAGCAGGAACGTCCCGACGTAGCCGAAGGACGCATCGCCTGGCGAGCCGAGCAGCCGGCGCTGGACCCAACCCGCTTGGTCTTCCTTGATGAAACCGGGGCATCGACCAACATGACCCGGCGCTACGGACGGGCGCCGCGCGGTCAGCGGCTGCTGGCTGCGGTGCCGCACGGTCATTGGAAAATGACCACCTTCGTCGGGGCGCTCCGGCATGACGGAATCTCCGCCCCCTTCGTCATCGACAAGGCGATGAATGGCGCGATCTTCCTGGCCTATGTCGAGCAGGTCCTGGCTCCGACCTTGCGGCCCGGCGACATCGTCGTAATGGACAATCTGCCCGCCCACAAGGTGGCAGGGGTCAAGCAACTCATCGAAGCCCGAGGGGCCACCCTGCGGTATCTGCCGCCCTACTCCCCAGACCTCAATCCCATCGAGCTCGCCTTCGCCAAGCTCAAGAGCCTGCTGCGAAAGGCGCAAGCCCGCACCATCAACACCTTATGGGACGTGATCGGAAAACTCATCGACCTGTTTCCGCCCGAGGAATGCGCCAATTTCTTCGCCCACGACGGATATGGACGCTCGATGTGA
- a CDS encoding extracellular solute-binding protein gives MLSAGEGQLIEKLKSEGNNSSADIFQTTDVARLNRARVEGLLLPISSPVLDNSVPTKYRDPQGYWFGQSARARVIFFSKDRVKPSDLSTFDDLASPKWKGRVCVCSSASAYNQSLLAGMIAVDGAEVSEKWAKGVVDNMARKPQGGDRDQIAAVASGQCDIAIANTYYFAGMLTSDKAEERDAANKVALFWPGQQGRGTHMNISGAGVTKSAKNKAEAIKLVEFLSGAEAQQFYAEANNEFPVLPGAKRSQLVSSWGDFKEETINVAMLGENNVQSIRIFDRVGWG, from the coding sequence CTGCTATCAGCGGGTGAGGGCCAGTTGATCGAAAAACTGAAAAGCGAGGGCAACAATAGCTCCGCCGATATCTTCCAGACTACCGACGTGGCTCGTCTCAACCGTGCACGGGTCGAGGGGCTGCTGCTGCCAATATCGTCGCCGGTTCTTGACAATAGCGTCCCCACAAAGTACCGAGACCCCCAGGGCTATTGGTTCGGCCAGTCGGCTCGTGCGCGAGTGATCTTTTTCAGTAAGGACCGCGTCAAGCCCTCCGATCTTTCCACCTTCGATGACTTGGCCTCCCCGAAATGGAAGGGGCGCGTTTGCGTGTGCAGTTCGGCTTCTGCCTATAACCAATCGCTGCTGGCGGGAATGATTGCCGTTGATGGGGCGGAAGTTTCAGAAAAGTGGGCCAAGGGTGTAGTCGATAACATGGCCAGGAAGCCGCAAGGCGGCGACCGCGATCAGATTGCCGCCGTCGCATCGGGACAATGCGACATCGCCATTGCCAATACCTATTACTTTGCGGGAATGCTGACATCCGACAAGGCCGAGGAGCGCGACGCAGCGAACAAGGTCGCGCTGTTCTGGCCAGGGCAGCAGGGGCGTGGCACGCATATGAATATCTCGGGAGCGGGTGTCACCAAGTCCGCCAAGAACAAGGCAGAGGCGATCAAGCTGGTGGAGTTCCTCTCAGGGGCCGAAGCGCAGCAGTTTTACGCCGAGGCCAACAACGAGTTCCCCGTTCTTCCTGGGGCCAAGCGCTCGCAGCTCGTATCGTCCTGGGGAGATTTCAAGGAGGAGACGATCAACGTCGCCATGTTGGGAGAGAACAACGTCCAATCTATTCGTATCTTTGATCGGGTTGGCTGGGGGTAA
- a CDS encoding MerR family DNA-binding protein: MDRRPWPRGPGRTAPRLRTLLALAARPDLPCADADQMVARQLGEVERKIADLVLLRQELRKMTNCCGEVVAECQIIGSIAAPHDS; encoded by the coding sequence ATGGATCGGCGCCCATGGCCTCGCGGACCAGGGCGGACAGCCCCTCGGCTCCGCACCCTGCTCGCATTGGCGGCGCGACCAGATTTGCCTTGTGCCGATGCAGACCAGATGGTTGCCCGCCAACTCGGCGAGGTGGAACGGAAAATCGCCGATCTCGTCCTGCTTCGACAGGAATTACGTAAGATGACCAATTGCTGCGGCGAGGTCGTCGCTGAATGCCAGATCATTGGATCAATCGCTGCGCCGCATGACTCCTGA